ACTGCGGACACTGCAGTTAGCAGCTTCTGCACACGCCCCGGGGAGAGGGGGGTGAATCCTGGCCTTTCAGCTCTGTAGTCGGTGGGGagatgggtgtggggaggggctggggccgtcAGTGGCTCTCCTCTCTGTCCTACCTGGGCACGGTTCTTTGAGCAGGTCCATCCCGCAGCAGAAGACATGGGTCCCGATCAGCTGAGCTCTGTGATAAAAGCCTTTtgccaccccccactccccctttatACACACGATATGTACAACTCTATACATGTGTGgctgtatattatatataaataaacttTGCTGTAAGGAATACGCGACCCCCCTGCCCCCGAACTGAGACCCGCGGGTCATTGCAAAGCAATACAAGAGCCAGGGCTCCCTCCGTGCCAGCGCTCCTGCCAAAGGCAGGCAGGCGAGAGGCTAGGGAGGGGCAGGGCGCCTGTGGCTGAGCCCCATCCCGGCCCTCAGAAGGGTTCAAAGGGCCTGCTGAACTGGATGACGCTCTGGCGCTCCTGGGAGAGCGCGCTGTCCTGCGGGGCCACGTACAGCGTCCTCAGCATGTCTTCCAGCACCTCCTTGAAATTGATGTTCTGCTGCTGTGCTAAGTCTTCCGGCGGCAGCGGCTGCTGCGGCAGCGGCTGCAGGTGGTCGGGATGGGGGAGAGGCACGTGGTCGTGCAGGGGCGGGTTGAGAGGCACGTTCCCCGCCAGAGCTGGGGCCGGGCTCTCGAAGACAGGAGGGAGGCTGAAATGCAAGGGCATCCGGTGCTGCTGGTGTGGCTGGAGAACAGGCTCCGGCGGGAAGTGTAAAGTGCCCAGGGGGTCAGGCTTCAAGGCCAGGGTGGAGAGGCTGTCGCTGGGAGGGCTGTAGGTCAAGTCCAGGATCTCGTCCTGGTGCAGGGAGTGTCTGGGCAGGGGGAGCCCGGCCACAGGCTGGCAGAGGTCACGGGGCTGCTGCAGGACATGCTGTGGCATGGAGTACGGCAGGCTCCGGTCCTGGGCCAGAAGGGCCCGGTGGTTATGCTTCTGCTTCACATTCTCGTCCATCTGCTTCAGCTCCTCCCGCACCCTATGGACGCAGCTCTCGGGGATCTTTATCCCTGGGAGATGGAACATGCTGTGTCAGCCCCCAAAGCACCTGagctcctgggaggggacaggtgaGGGGCCCTGGGAGTGGGACCCAGCGTCTGGGCTAATCGcatccctcagcccctccccgcaAGGCTGCCAGTTTCACTGCCTACACGGCAAGCTGCATCCCCACGGCTCTGCAGCCCTGTCCTAGGAGCTGGCTGCACCTGGGCTTGGCAGCAGAGGAGACAGCAGGAGGTCCACAGCCAGGTTCCCAGACTGCACTGGTGTGATGGCATCTGCAGTCCCTGCAGTGAAGGGTGCCAGGGGGCAGGAGTGTAGTGGGCAGAAACAGCCctgccttcacccccagcccgGGCAGCTGAGAAGAGGGTGCACCATGCCTGGGTCACGCCCAAATGCTGGGTTAATTCCCCTTCCCCGCTCCACCCAAAGGATACAGAGCCCCAGCTCCATGCCAAGGCCTGGCCTGGAGCATGCAAAGTGAATGGGCCGGGAGTTACACGCTTCTCCTGCTCTCATCCCACAGGATCTCCTTAATCACAGAGCTGTCCGGTCAGGAtcggggagaggagagagacatgCAGGGCCCTGCCTGGAATAGGAAGGGAACCCAGGAACCCCACCACATGCCCCTGAAACACAGCATGcagctcccttccccttccctgcccccacagcgccGCCCTCATGGCACGCTGACCCCTGCACTCACCAActtgttttttcttctccttgGTCTTGAGGCGGACGATCTGCAGGTAGCTGGTGTTGGTGATGTCCGACATGATGCTGGCGATCTTGCTCCAGACCCGCAGCAGCGCGCCGCACAGCATGTAGTAACGGCGCAGGCGCATGCCCTGGAAACACTCCTTTCCCTCTTGGATTAGTTTGCAGGTTCTGTTCCTTCAGGTTTGCAGAGAGGAAGAGAACAAGAGTcaccagcagcccctgcccctgggagcagcccctcccttcccctggcttgttgggggtggggagtgaggaggaggaTGCAGTATTAGTGGGGACCCCTGGGACAGGCCAGgcaaagcagctcacagaagcagCAGGGTCATGCAGAGCGGGGAAGACCCTTTAatgcagagccagagccagcagcagcTACCCGCGTTTGGACAGGGCTCCGAGCTtcctcagcagggagcccagagtaGGCCAGGCCCTCGGCACTGGGTGTCACTTACCAGACGGCGTGGTTACACTTTGTGAAGGAGAAGAGGTAGCTGCTCTCCCAGTGTTCCTTGGCTTCCTCGGGCCGCACCTGCAAGGGACACCGCCAGAGGCAAACTTAGACTTTTCCACTCTCCTCAGGGTGGTGGAGGGCTAAGgcccagcactgggagtcaggacacctgggttctatccccagctctgccagatgtGAGGGGACTTTGGGAAAGTCACAGCACCcatgtgcctcagtctccccagctgTAAATTGGGAACAGTGAGTCCTGCCAGGGGTGCCAAGAGGCTCAATTGATCAGTGTGCATGGCACGCTGAGGTGCGCACAGGGCAGCTAGACAAGGGCAAGCACGGGAGGTGTGGTTGATTTTCCCTTTTCCCCTGTGCTGATGGCAGTGTTGGCATTTGAACACAAGGGAGCAAACAACCCCCGGACACGCTctgccaggcagggagcagagcgcTGATCTGTCGAGTCCGATACTCTGCATCCGGCCCTGGCAAAGGGCAGCCAACCCCCCTCATGCCAACGCTCCACTCCCGGTGCCCGCGGTATCCCTCTGGAGCGTCAGCGTCGGGTCTGAAGAACACTGACCTGCTGAGAATTCGGACGGACGTGTCACAGCTCAGCCCCATGCTGGCGCCGGGGGGAGATTTGCTGAGCGTGCCTCTGGGAGGGCAGAGCCCATCCCTACATCTGTGCCTACAGAACCATGCGCCTGCAGAGCTTTGCTCCCAGGGGAGCATTCAGCCCCAAGGactctccctctgccctgactgtgGTTGGGTCACAGTTTCCTTGATCAGCTACAGTTCCCATGTGCAGGGGGAAGCCGGGGCACAGGCAGCGTCCCTCCCCGCTCAGCCTTgcgggggatggagggaagggcAGCAGCCGCCTCCTGTGGCTCCCACCTACCTGGCGGTACTTCTTAAAGAGGCTTTCGAGGCTTTCGGGCTGGCTCTGCTTGCCGATGTTGGGCTTGTAGAGGATGAAGTTCTTCCCGCGGCCCTGCTCTGCCAGCAGGCAGGTGTATTTACAGCCTCGCGTCTGTGGGCACAAGTTGCACAGTTACACTCACGTGCGCCATGGGCGGATGGGACGCGGCGCCTCCCCACGCTTCCAACGTCCGTCTGCACCCCTGCTTCCGAGAGCGGGGCGGCCGATGGGGACGCTGGCTCTGCAGCGGCCGtacactgggggcaggggaattCCAGCCAGCACCCTCCCCCATTCACGCCTCCGCTGTGAGCTGGGCTCACTCCATGGCGGGGAATGCGCTGTCTGAGCGGAGATGGCTCCAGGAACAAGGATCTTTTTGTTACTCCCATTAcaatccccctcctcccccaccctcggCCTTATGAAGTcaacccccctcctgcactgggCGAAATGAAATGGCAGCTCCTCAGAGGCTTTTCTGGGCCCCGGGTGACCGGTCAGCGAGGCATCGATCGTTGTGACTGGCCTCTTGCTGGCTGCCAACCACCAGACGCCCCCGCTGGAGCCCATCGCAGATGTGTGGGGCAGCAGCCTTGGTGGCGCTGGGGAGTTCACCTTGTGGGAGAGGTAGAAGCCGTCGTAGGTGCCTGTCAGTTTGAGCGATTTCTCGTAGGCCTCCTCCCACTTCAGGCCTCTGTCGACGCTGATCTAACAGGATAAATGAGAGCCCCGTGTTTGATAGATGGCAGGTGTCGGAGtgtcctcctctccctctctcacacacacaccaccccctaCCTCCTTGGCCTAAAGATGAGCAGCATCGGCTTCCAAGGGGCCCAAGCCAGAGGGTGCCTGGGCCATGTGAGCCTGTGGCTCCtgccagagcagctgtgctctgtaCCGCGTGTGCCTAGTTCCCCCGGGTGACTCTACCATGGAAGCAACTGCTATCGTTGCCATGGGAATGATGTGAGACGGGCAGCGGGGCGAATGCAGGGTCTGTGCAAAGGGAAGTGGGTGGGCAGAGCGCTACCGAGATTGCTGCCAAAACACGCCCCATGGGATGGGAGCGTCCGGGAAGCGCCATGCTGGAGACCCAGCAAGAATGCCTGCCAGCTCGCTCAGCTCAGGGaactggggctgggcaaggtgcCCCCCCGTGCCCACACAGGGACGAGGACACTTTGGCGGCTGAAGTACCCATGTGCTAGGATGGGGATGGGCGGATGGGCAGGGACTCGCCTTGGCTcctgtgtacagcacctagcacaagagGCCCTGATTCCTGATCGGGGCCCCCTGGCACCACTTCAATACCAGCGTGCGGGACAGAGTCTCCGTCCTGCGGCTGCGCAGCCTACACCTGGCCAAGGAGGACCAAGATCCAGGCCAGGAACAACAGCTGGAGCAAGGGCTGCCCAAGAGCGGCTATGTGCTCCGGGGACCCATGGACAGggctgccctggcagagaccttACCTAGCCCCTTACCTCATAGAACACCACCTGCCCGTCCTGGGGGTGCCCCGGGGTCAGGAAAACCTCCTTGCTCTCCTCGTAAATCTCATCCACGCCGGGGGCTAAGTCTGCGGAGGCAGCAGAAAGAAACAGGCCTTAGACCTCTGGTGAGTGAGAGAGCTCCACGTCGCAGCCTGGCCACATCCCCAGGCCACCTCCATTTACCGCTggggttcccagccccaccccctgggagcCCTGCACTGGTTCAGCCAACCCTTATGGTGCAACAACTCCCTCGTGTTCATTGCAGGCAGGGGATCAGGCCtgggccctgcagctggggggctATTAGGGGAAGCTGAGAGTCCCTAATCCCACAGGCCCCTCAGCTGCCCTGCAGCCTGCTCTTCTCTTGGGGTTTGTCCTGCTCTGGGCACCTTCAACCTGGGGACGTCGTTCCCCCCAGCCCGTCCCAAGCACCCTTCCTGTGAGAGATCACAGCGCAGGCTTATCACCAGCCAGggccccccaccttcccctccaCCATCCATCCTCTCCAGCTGAGGGCAGGCGTGGAGCCCTTCGGAGCGCTGCTCCCTTCCCCTGGATTAGCCAACGGAGTCACGGCACTAACATCTTCTCCCAGCAACCCACCCCGTAAGCTGAGGCACAGGGGCGAGCTCCTAGCACTCGAAAGCCTAGGCAGGGCTAGAGAGGCCGGGGTTCGAATCCTGCTCTCCCGATGGGTGCTGACCTAGCATGGAAATCTCCCTACGTCTGAACGCCCAGCCGGGGGCGGGGTCACCAGAGTGTGAAGCCCAGACCAGGTCAAGAGCTAATGGGAGCAAGGAGCATAGGATGCACGGAGTGTAGGCAGCCCAGTCACACCCAGCATCCGGCACAGAAAGCCACTGGCCATTGAAGGGTGCAGCAGCGGGGCACATCCCAGCAGGGAGGAGTTTTCCCCTCTCTTCCTTCTCCTACCTAAGATGCCCATGTCGTATTTGCCCTCCTTCTTGTCCTTCTCAATCAGGTGGTCGAAGGTATCAGTGAAGTACTGGAAGAGCATGTTCTGCTTGTGCACCTCCAGGCCCAGGATGCGGTTCAGGAACTTGGTTATGGAGCAGTCTGCAACGGAGAGCGCAGCTCAGGGTAGGGAATCTGAGCAGCTCAGTGacaactccccttccccccaccatccCAGAGAGCAGGGGAGAGCCGGCAGGGCGACCCATTGGAAGCCAACACAgccagggcccccagagcttgGCTGCTAGTCAGGCTGGGCCCTGCAGACCAAGGAGTGGCAAAGatgctctgcttctgctggccAAGCACCTGCagagcttctctccggcttcccAAGTGCTGCGTCTTGTGTCAGCTACAGGACAAGTCTGACGTGGGCCAGGAGGACGGCAGCAAACGTGCACTACGGTAACTGCGTCCCTTAGCCTGTCCCTCCACAGGGCGGGGAGGAAAGATTCCAGGCTTACCCTTCTCCACCGATACGTAGCCGTATTTCATCTCCTTGCAGCAGATCCCGACCGAGATGAGACCTTGTTTCATTTCTAGAATGACAGAAGGGGAAGCACGTGCCTTGAAGGTTGGGAGCTGCCATGTGGCCTCCACCCCAATGCCACGAGGCCCCTTATCTCAGCAGTCCTGCTGCAGGGCTGCTTCCCCGGCTTGCTGAGATGGCCACTCCCCCGATGACAGAGAGGGCAATCTCCTGGCAAAGCCGTATTGACTTAAGGTGAAGTAGCTTTGGAGTCCCTTGTATTAAAAATGTGCCGTATTACGGTGGGATTGTGTGTAACTTCTCTGGGGGGAGCCGTGACCAAAGTAAACCCTGGGAAGCGTCAGGAGCATCAAGGGACTATTGGAAACAAATGTGCTAGACAAGAATGAACTGTGGGGACAAACAAGTAAAGTAGgtttcccaccccctgcccttttGGTGCTACCCCCCGAGGAGACAGCCATTGTCTGCAGATCACTTGTTACATGAGgacaagatcaaaggcccaagccaCATAAAGGAGGCGGCCGAGTTGCGCAGTCTGTGTGCTTGTTCCGAGCTAACTTGAAAatcccctgggtggggctggaaggACCGACTCCTACCAGTgggagttggggtgatctctggtaaaccTATTAGCAGGCGCGCAAGTTCTTTTGCCACGTTAATGATTTTCTCTGTTGTGCTTTCACCTTGAGCAATGTGCTTGCTCAGAAAGGGCGAGGTGGTATTTGCTAACCAGGGGCCATTAGGCTGTTTATAGCCTCTCAGGGAAGGCAAAGCAGGCCTGCCTAGGCAGTCCGACTTGCTGGGAAATTCACAGCGTAGGCAGGAAACTATGccggtcaggagggagagaggcacaagtctccacccaagagaggtagCAGCAAGGAGCCTAAAGTGGGGGCTTTACTGGCCCACGAGGGGGAAatgcaggtgcagttgccctgaactgtgacacctcAGTAAGAAAAGATCCCACCTCTGCATTCTCCCACgcctggggaggggcactgccacCTGGCTCACCCCACTGCCTCACTTACCGTGGagtgctgcccctctccccgcTTCTGTCTCTAGCTGTCCACGTCAGCCTGCTGTTGGTCCCTTCGGTGTCTTCTCCCCCCAGGAGGAGGGCAGTGAATGGCTCCGCGTGCCCGCTCCAGCTTTCCTGGCAGTGATCTATCCCTACCACACACTAACTGAGCCAGCAAGAAGCATTTTCAAGTAGAAACCCCAGTTAATGTTCTCACCTTGAAAAAATTCAGCCTCTCGTTCCTGGTAATACTTGGGCAGAGGCACTTTGCTCTTAGTCTGGTTGAGGATGGTGGTGAGGACCCTGTCTAGCGCTCTGGTCCCGTACTGTGGAAAGGAGAAAACAgtcacatgggggtggggagcagctctgTCCTCTGATCTCCACCCCTGAAGTGTGTAGTGAGAAGGGAtctgggatgctgctttccccagcaaTGGGTGGGAAGCACGTAGACATCCTGGCAGATGCTGAAGTAAATGCAGCCACCAGAGACACGTCCATCAAGAACCTGATGGATAACTCATGTGTTCAGGTACAGACCCAAGTCAGGTAGCTGGTCTCACCCATGAGTCTTCTTCCAGCCCTATGAGAGGCAAGGCCTAAGCACAGGAAGGAGAGGCAGTGTGCCCTAGTGAATGgggtactggactgggactcgggtgacctgggttctcttcctagaTCTACTACTGGTTTGCtgggtgaacttgggcaagtcacccccagtatgtgcctcagtttccccacctgtaaaatggggataatactgacCTCCCTTGGAAAacgctttgagatctgctgattaAAAGCATTACATAAGAGCTGGGTATTACTATTATTGGGAACTTAGGAGGTCCTGGCCCTAACCCAAATTCCCTTTCTGCATGTAGGCAAGTCATgcagcatctctgcctcagtttccctgtacaTAAGACCAGAATACACATCTCCCCTTCCTGAGGATTGAGGTCTCTAAAGCTCTCGTCTTATGCTCTCCATATGTTTGTATTTTGTGCCAAAACCAAGAGCTTTGTTCCCAGGGCTCACAAGACCAGATGCCTAATCTGCCATGACCTGTGAACCCCAGCACGGGCTCTGGCCATGCTCAGTGTCCTCCCAAAGGAGTGTGCTGGGTATTTTAAGCTTGCTAAATGACTATGCAGAATTGCTAATGGTCACCTTATTCTCAAAGTTGTACTTGCTGAGGTCTCTGGATTCAGTGGCTCTTCTATCTCCGTGAGTTAAGGCACCCTGGAAGAAGAGACAAAGCACACAGCTGCtcagaaaggctggggaagagacTCACCGGGAAAAGCAACTGCATCCATACCGAAGCTCAGTGACCCCTGGTTACAGACGGACTCCTAAGGCGACCCCATGTTAGAGGGCTGTATCTGATCAGCCTCTACAGCAAGCGCCAGGATTGGAGATTATCACAAGCCAGCTCTGGTGTCTGGAAAATGCCACTTTTCTTCCAGATATCTGAGGCATCATGTGCCACACGGCTGGCGTGTGAGACACGATGTTCAACCTAAACACAGTGATTAGATTACACGCCACCTATATTTTCATATGTAGGTTTTTCCCTTAATTTGAGCAAATAATCAGGGAGGGATGGTTTAAAAGCAGAGCAAGATTCACCAGAAGTCGGTACATAGAAATACTACGGGGAGACAGCGAGGTGCTAGTATATTAACACTCAGAGATACTCATGGATTCATTAGAAATGATGAAACACTGAACTGAGGCAATGATAGCGTGTGGTCATTAAAGAGTCTATTTCCTTCCTGGAAAAGAATGGGTGTTAACTCCTGCCTGTTGGGAAATTCCATCATCCCAATTTACATTCTACCTCCCTGAAATTCCACCATCCCAATTACGTAGAGTAAACTTCACTTCCTCTTCGGCAGGCTGTTAAACAGCTTCCTTGTTTCGCCGCAGAGGTGGCTGCACGTCAGCCCAGGGTGACATAATCCCTCGTCTGAGTTCTATTCGGGACCAGAGGTGACCCAGAAGCAGAGTCGCTCGGAAATATTCAGAGCCAGCCTGGGTTTTATTTCTAACCATCCTCCGGGGCACTTACGAGGCTCTCCAAGCGTTTCGCGACGATGGACGCGAACCTCCTCTCCCCCGCCAGCTCAGAGATAAGGAAGACGTACTCCGGAGCAGAGACCTGGTTCGATCGGTGTGTTCGACCTGGAGAGAGATGGGGGTGAATGACGTGGAAGCTGACACGATCATGGGAACAGCTGCTGAGAAGGAAGTGGGGAACACAGACAAACAAGGCAGCTTCCCTTAGGGCACCTATCGGCTTTGAAACCAAACCCAACGCTTCTCTTCTGGGGAAGGAGGACATAGCTTCTCGCATCGGCTTTGTGTTGCTAGATCTTCCCACCTGGCACTGCCAGAGCAAGGCTGCTGCCCTGACCTCTCCAGGATCACAGCAGGGTGGCCAGTCACAAAAATCACTCGAGTTTTAAAGTGGAGCCGTACATTCATATCCTCTACTGCTCTTGTGATGAGAGGCTGCTTCACCCCAGGCACAGAGCATGGTCGGGTGCCATGCtagcttcacacacacacacagctctgccgatgcATCCCAATCCTTGGTGCACCATGAGCTGACACTCCAGTCCAGCCCTTCACTTCCCCCTACACAGGAGCAGCACCCCTAGTTATTCCAGTCTGGAGCCTTTCAAAGGTTCTTTGGCATTGACAAGTGTCCCCTAGGCACCAAGATGAGACCCAGAACAGGATCTGGGGGGGAGCAGCCAGGGCACCAGCCCAGTGCTCTGCTCCCACAGATAAGCTACCCCTCCTCTTTATCaactacaccccaccccctccccgaggCAGCCCTGCACCTTTCCCTGAAGGGAAGCTGATCACAGCTGCCTCATGCCTGGCCTGGTCCTGGCAGGCTGCATGAGCCCCATGTTTCTGGGGCCAGCCCTTTGTGCCACTGAACACAActgggctccctgcggctccAGAACAAGGCCAGGCGGGTGCTTCGTTTGCAGGGCTGAACTACACCCCAAGTGACTGAGAATGTTCGGCGCTCACCAAACTGCTGTATGGCTCGGTCTGCACTCCAGGGCAGTTCCAGTGTCATGTGGACCCGGCGCTTCTGGTTCCTCACCCGCCTGTCTGCTTGGAGAGAGATCCCTGAGCTGGAGGCCTCGGAGATTATTGCTACGAGCTGAGAGAGACACAGCAGGAGTGAGGAGACGCAATGGTATTCCCAGAGATCTGGGAGAACGGCTACATGGAAAGCATTCAGATGCAGGCCCAGAGAAATCCCAGGACACAGTCCGTCCTGATCCACAGAAGGCCCCCTGCCTCCATGTCACTTCCCAGCAGGTCAAGCTGGCACAATTCATATTCGTTTTATGGGCCTGAGGGGTTGGCACAGCTGTCTAGTGCTCTGCCCTACTCATGAGAGATCCATATCTTTGGCCTCCATCCTAGGTGTTCAGCAGGGTGTTCAGAGCCTGGGGCAGGCAATCCCACAGGACACTCTGCAGTGCCCCCTCTGGCTACTGCAAGAGCAGCATTTCTAGCTTCTACAGTCACGCCCAACTCTCCTCTGGAAAGTGAATGGTCAAGTGCCAGGCTTCCGGGTAAAGCGCAAAGGGACTGACGGAGACAGGCACACACATCTGGGGCAAGGCAGTGACTGCAAGGTCCCATCATGCGTCTGGGGTAGCCGCCCATaggcacccacggggaaaaactggtgggtgctctgcacctaccggcagctccccgccccgccccagctcacctccgcctcctcccctgagcacgccgcggctccgcttctcccccctccctcccagtgcttcccaccacaaaacagctgattcgcggtggcaagcgctgggagggagggggaaggagagggaacgcagcgcgctgggggaagaggcggggccggggcggggatttggggaaggggtccaataggagcagggagggggtggagttggggtggggactttggggaaggggttgggatggccggggtcgagcacccaccggcgcctACGCAGCCACCCACAAGCGCACTATGCCAATCCATAGCTTCTCCAGTGTGCAGCTGCAGGGGCCTCTGGTTCAGAGCCTCACTCACCTTTTCCCCACTCATAAAACGCTCCTTCTCCTTCAGGTTGACGTGGTCTATGGagaggccctgctcagcccgggACTCATACATGATGGAGCCGTCAGGTCTGCTCACCACCCGGCCTTTCCGGCCAGTCATCTACATGGCCCGCCAGGGAAGAAAGAGGTCGTtaatgagagacagacagacagacagagtgggGGCGCAAGGATGAAATGGAGCACTTGGGAAGTAAATGTTACAGCAGACACATGGGCAGGGGTCTATACTGGCCAGACCTGGAGCAATAAACTGCTTCCGAAGAGAATTTTTGCCCTGGAGACTATTTTTCACAATTAGGGAAACTGCGGCAGTGAAGTAACTAGTCCAGGAGCACAGTAAATAAGTAGTAGGGAGTCCCAGCCAGTCCTGGTTGGAAAGAAGGGGGTTACACCCCAGGGCCTCAAGGTGAGGAAGATATTGCAAAAAGCATAAAGGGGTGGGGATCCCTCGGAGAGCTCCTCCTACCCCACCATCACACACTGGACAGGCACTGTCGGGAACTAGGGCCATGTCTACATGTCCCAAGGCAGCTGCGTTGCTGTAAGATCTCCCGCGGAGCCGCCCTGTGCCGacaggggagagctctcccgttgacatCATTTAACCACCTTCAACGAGCGGAGTAGCTGTCGGCAGGAGAGCTGTGGACACCAGCGCGTCTGTCGGCGAAACCGATGTCGCTCCAGGGGGTGGTTTGCCGATGTAGGTAGTGGCGTTGTCATGGCCTTAGTCCGCAGGAGCTGCCATGTTAGCCAGCGGCTGCCCGCTCAGCTGTGAACCACAGAGCCCAGATGTGCCCGTGGGGCTGGGAGCACAGCTCaacctctccaagggctggcctTACGGCACCCTCTAGTGGTCACAGCCACAAACAGCCGGTTGAGCTGCTGAGCCCAACGCCAGGCGACCATGTACGACATACCTCTGCCACGTACTCCGGGCCCCCAAAGTGATTAATCAGCTCATCCAAGGTATTGAGAGGTAGCTCTTTTCCCAGTGCTTTTACTTTTGATAGGAGGTCCTGTTTCATTCTCTCCACGTGTTCTAGCACTCCCGGGCCATGCACGTCCTTCTGGGACCCTGGCAAGTGCAACATGCCTGCAATGTTGAAAGGCAGGTGCTTAGAGTCCAGCCAGGGGATGGCAAGgacacagcagccacagagcctgGGACCGGTGTGAAGAACCACCATAGAGCGACCCAGATTGAGGCTCAAGAGAGGAGGGGTCTGATTGAGAGAGTAAGGACTGATCTCTCATGCAGGCTGGTATTCCAcacttcaccccaccccccaactctgaCCACAACTAGGTATAAATCAGCTACAAGCCAATCGTTCTATTATACAAATGTCAGTTTGCTTTTAACACGGGCGTGGGGGCTCCCCCACTTGGGCAGTGCAGGATAGCCAAGCAAGTCTGCGTTAGCCTGGAACAACATGGAGGGGAGGAAGTCTGCAGGTACCATTTCCTCAACCTCCCTAAAGAGACACAAGGATCAGCTCTGAGCTGGTGGGTGCGACAGCCGGCCAATCCCTGCCAAGGAAGCATGGCCACTCCCAACACATAACAGGACCCTCACTGTCCCTGGGGAGACACCATGAGAGGTGCCTGTATCAGATTTCCAGCGCCGCTGTCCCACGTGGGATGCTAAGCAAAGCCAGGGTCACATCCTTTCGGAATGTAATTCTGCACATGTACGAGACCAGGATAAGCCCGGAcccttgtcccctgacctccCCCAGATGCCTGGCTTGTCCCTGGCCTGGGAAGGGATTAACTCCAGCTCACCAGCCTGGCTCACCTCTGTCTTCGGATGCGAAGCCATTGTAGGTGTGTTCGACAAAGATGACGTCGTCATTGTCGAACAGGGACTCCGGGGAGGAGTTGAAGTCGCTGTCCAGCCCCACCTCCG
This sequence is a window from Mauremys reevesii isolate NIE-2019 linkage group 26, ASM1616193v1, whole genome shotgun sequence. Protein-coding genes within it:
- the SBNO2 gene encoding protein strawberry notch homolog 2 isoform X1, which gives rise to MPSAHPAMDGGKNFPQHEHQQSGSTLYSMPNLQTQLSVPAMENSMLAPDWWNSFYSPAPFSTPSFPSENQQYFNTTSDFYMNSISRPPFTETNYASVGFADFLPKNGDFPQDSSYLDELSNNSLFSSPADSLSDIADAQDFLPADSLNHVPTIWDINTSQPNQIELFSPSRPFTGLESLEDHPPNTPLLISYQSQTPVEEDDEGDEEETEELGHTETYADYVPSKSKIGKQHPDRVVETSTLSSVPPPDITYTLSLPSSIADDGLLSALQLEAIVYACQQHEVLLPNGQRAGFLIGDGAGVGKGRTVAGIIFENYLKGRKKSLWFSVSNDLKYDAERDLKDIDAPNIPVHALNKIKYGDTATSEGVLFATYSALIGESQAGGQHRTRLKQILDWCRENFDGVIVFDECHKAKNASSTKMGKAVLDLQNKLPRARVVYASATGASEPKNMIYMSRLGIWGEGTPFRAFDEFLHAIEKRGVGAMEIVAMDMKVSGMYIARQLSFSGVTFKIEEIPLDRQYELVYNKAAQLWAEAMVVFQQAADYIGLESRKSLWGQFWSAHQRFFKYLCIAAKVRRLVELAKEELAKDKCIVIGLQSTGEARTREVLDENDGHLNCFVSAAEGVFLSLIQKHFPSTKRKREKGTGIKRKRKQKGRCAKALKGMYDMAGVIKISDDSSTDSEVGLDSDFNSSPESLFDNDDVIFVEHTYNGFASEDRGMLHLPGSQKDVHGPGVLEHVERMKQDLLSKVKALGKELPLNTLDELINHFGGPEYVAEMTGRKGRVVSRPDGSIMYESRAEQGLSIDHVNLKEKERFMSGEKLVAIISEASSSGISLQADRRVRNQKRRVHMTLELPWSADRAIQQFGRTHRSNQVSAPEYVFLISELAGERRFASIVAKRLESLGALTHGDRRATESRDLSKYNFENKYGTRALDRVLTTILNQTKSKVPLPKYYQEREAEFFQEMKQGLISVGICCKEMKYGYVSVEKDCSITKFLNRILGLEVHKQNMLFQYFTDTFDHLIEKDKKEGKYDMGILDLAPGVDEIYEESKEVFLTPGHPQDGQVVFYEISVDRGLKWEEAYEKSLKLTGTYDGFYLSHKTRGCKYTCLLAEQGRGKNFILYKPNIGKQSQPESLESLFKKYRQVRPEEAKEHWESSYLFSFTKCNHAVWNRTCKLIQEGKECFQGMRLRRYYMLCGALLRVWSKIASIMSDITNTSYLQIVRLKTKEKKKQVGIKIPESCVHRVREELKQMDENVKQKHNHRALLAQDRSLPYSMPQHVLQQPRDLCQPVAGLPLPRHSLHQDEILDLTYSPPSDSLSTLALKPDPLGTLHFPPEPVLQPHQQHRMPLHFSLPPVFESPAPALAGNVPLNPPLHDHVPLPHPDHLQPLPQQPLPPEDLAQQQNINFKEVLEDMLRTLYVAPQDSALSQERQSVIQFSRPFEPF